taatctgtttacattaatgttttatcactgatttcatcattgcttagttaatcttaagttaattttaagccagcccgtaatgctatgcatagtataagtggctttggcatgctgctcttatctgtatttttttgtacctctgtatgtgtgctcaaattaaaataaataaataaataaataaattattattacaatataaataatttgtaatttttattcacacaaaaaaatataaaatttactgttatgcctcattgcaataattgtataaataatatcaacccattcacgactgcatattggaatggacagtgacgtcatttgtttactcttgaacatagccaaAACAATTGAACATTTCTCTTacgttgagctcagtttcaaggtacttttcatcgtgaaagcaatcaaaatcatatctatttctgtaatgtatctttcattctatcaaatgagaccaaagaaACGAgagtacaaccataaaaaccatacaaaaataccgcTAAGGGTGGCTACttactgagaagtgaactccattatttatgcttagatttctttcatttttggtgtacattaagaagcatctttccatcatacattgcccaagtttcaataagatagtccaataaacaaatgagatacaattccctagatcaagagcaagagcccctcaccagcgtcaaggagcctgcCTTGAGGTCtcctcgcttatggaaattttgctcatgtattgaagcaaaaaatcgacccattgactgcttgtatttggaaaaactcgcacgtggatgcgcTCACAAGTAAAGGTTctgctgtactctgataattatacttatgtgtacctgtacctaaataaacgtaCACAtagtgctggcatgcaggtacacattaaaatcactaaaagTGTCTCACTCATCTTGACGCCATAATAAtacataatgataataatactcgTACTGGGGTACATTAAAtatcatatattacgttaatacagacattttcattaatccatctatgatatgtTTTTCAAAAATACATaagaaacatgctacataacataaaaacatgatatatacaacCAGAGTAGAATAAATTTACATAAATGAGATGTGGTTACCAAGTGGCTTGTAGGAGGGACAGAAAGAATTTGGTTTTGTCTAGTTCTacaccagagaaaatgtgtacaaaatggtattactgggggtaactggagaaaattattccttttgtattcCTTCACTGGTAACTATTTATTCTACTGCACTAACATGaatacaacttgtacacaatgtaactgtGTTTGTATTGTGGGGTAAACGCTTTGCAGACTCGTGCCACTGTATGTGTTCGAACTAAAACTGAACAGGTATTAATACATGTTTTGTCTGACCCAGTGACTGCTTCCAGTTGTCTGACCTCcatgttagtaagtttatttaggtacaggtacacaaaaatACAGTTACCTAAATTATCTGTTAAACCTAAATTATCATACCAAAATTATCTGTTAAACCCATACTGAacagaagtaccaaccactccaacactatatccccctccccctgcttttaacatttctgtcatgatcccagtACCTCCAACTCCTTATCTACTTACTCCCCTATtttgtttttaactgtcaaatccattcattccctaggctttcttaacctatttatctccaaatttttttcttgttCACTGCAAAATTTGACAGTGTCTCActcactctatcatttgctctcctttcgcactccctcaccaccctcttcACTTCCTTTACTCTATATACccacccttcttatatcactaaTGTAATAATCTCTCATATGCAACCTTTTTCTGTTTTATTTTACCCTTtgtctcatcattccaccaatcacttattattattatatgttgcTTATCAAGTGTTTCTTTTCAGTATTGGGAATGTTTACGAGAAAAATTGGAGAAGCTTCAAGTTTGTAATCCACAACTTGTGACAGCAAATAATGAGGTTGCATCAGACTGTGAGTATCCAGATGGTCAGGAGTGCACTGTGACAAACAGCAACTGCACCTTCAGGAGTTGCTTAGAGAAAGTGGTAGGAATGGAAAGAGTTGTGAGCGGAGAGAGTCATCATGGGTCAGAGAGTGAAGAAGTTCATGGCCCCGTAAAGAGAAAGGAATTGTCTCTAGAGGATGTGTTCGTGCATGTAACATTTTATGCCAGTGATATGCATGAAAGAAATAAAACTCTGGTAAAAGAGGAGCTGCAGTGTTTGCCAAATAATTGCTATGATAATAGTACAAAGTCATGGGATAATATTAACAAAGAACCTTCGTTATCCCGCAGACTTCCTGTTGGTAGTCATACTTTCAAAATTTCAGATAATTTACATATGGTTTATGATAATGGACAAAGTGCAACAGTGGGTGAGAGAACTACAGTTTCTTCAGGAATAAGTAAAGAATTTAATCATAGCTCTTTGACAAAGAAAGTAGTAGGTAAAATGTATGATGAAGATAAGAGTGCTGCACTGGAGAGCACTGTCAGTGATATTAAAATGGAAATTAATGAATGCAAATTTGACAGAGGAAATAATGATGCACATAATGAAGAGTACACTGATGATGTAATAATTTCAGAAACTATTGAAGGAATCAAAAAAAGTAATGAATATGAAGAAAAAATATATGTGAATGAGAGTAATGGAAAGTTAGGAGAAAAGGAAGAAGGAGATGGTTCATCATCTCCGCCTCCTGCCATGTGCCAACCCTGTAGAGTTTTGAGTGTTATTCCTGAGGGGGTAGAAAGCTATTCCTGAAGATGCACTCTGTCATTTAAGATATTACTTCCTTATTAACATTGCTTGTGTTTTTACGAGTAGATGATAGAAGATGAGCATATTTTTCTAGGGCTTGATAAGAAGTAGAAGTCAGTTTGTTCTTGAAAGGAaggcatacaaaaaaaaaattcctgttgCGTGTTTCTTGCTAAAAATAAGTTTCTTTGtccagatatggtaaacactgtAAAATATTTTACACTTTTATTTAGTAAGACACTGTAAATTTATATTTCTGGCTTCTCTGCTCAAGCTCATGCATTTTATCTAACTGGGTTACCTAACTTGCAGAGTGGTGCCCATATTTGTTTTGTAGCCGTGTTCATTATAAAGTGGATAATTAATTCTCTTGATTTATCTTGAATTTAGACAAGCTGATTTTCAGCATTACTTACCAGATGTTTTTAAGTAACAAAGAGCAGGAGAGAGAACTTGCTATAAATTAGTTACTTGGAGAACCAATAATTGCTACTCAAGACGTAAAACTGAATTCATGAACATAGGAAGAGTCATTCACTGCTGCTTTTTGTGAAAATATGCAATTATGAGATTGTGGTGTTATTTACCTGGACAAACATTGTTGTACACATGACAAAAAAATGATTAAATTGGGAGCAACAGCTTACCATTCCTTTCACCGGAGAGCAAAGctgtgtgagtgtatatgtggCGGTGATTTCACACATTGACCGGGGAAATATAACGTCCTTTAGGAATCAGGAAGAGCCAgatgggagagtggtggaggtgtatgAGGCACTAGGTAAAATGAAGGACAGTAAAGCAAATGGGATTGATGAGATCATGAGAGAAATGTTTAAAGAAGGTggagatataattttggagtgctTGGTATTTTTGTtcagtaaatgtatgaaagaggggatggtaccaagggattggcagagagcatgcatagttcttttgtataaagggaaaggagacaaaagagattgtaaaaattataggggaataagtttaccgagtataccaggtaaagtgtatggtagggttattattgaaagaattaagaggtaagacagagcaggattgcagatgagcaaggaggctttagagtgggtaggggatttgtagatcaagtgtttacattgaagcatatatgtgaacagtatttggataaaggtagggaagttttcattgcatttacagatttagaaaaggcatataataaagtggataggggagcaatgtggcatcaataaatatattaagcaaccatggttaatatttttatttatatttacatttacaacccatcaataaatatattaaacaaccatggttgtttaatatatttattgatgggttgtaaaagaagtaaatgctagggtattggggagaggggtgggattaaattatggggaatcaagtacaaattgggagttgacacagttactttttgctgatgatactgtgcttatgggtgattctaaagaaaaattgcaaaggttagtggacgagtttgggagggtatgtaaaagtagaaagttgaaagtgaacgtagataagagtaaggtgatgagggtatgaaatgatttaaataaagaaaaattggatatcacattggagaggagtatggaagaagtgaatgttttcagatatttgggagttgacgtgtcagcggatggttttatgaatgatgaggttaaccatagaattgatgagggaaaaaaggtgagtggtgcgttgaggtgtatgtggagacaaaaaacgttatcattggaggcaaagaagggaatgtatgaaagtatagtggtaccaacactcttatatgggtgtgaagcttgggttgtaaatgcttggaggcagtggagatgttgtgtctaagggcaatgtgtggtgtaaatattaggaAGAGAATttaaagtgtggaaattaggagaaggtgtgaagttaataaaagtatttgcaagagggctgaagaggggttgttgaggtggtttggtcatttagagagaatggatcaaaatagaatgacacggagagcgtataaatctgtagggtaaggaaggcggggtaggggtcatctttgaaaaggttggagagagggggtaaaggaggttttgtgggtgagaggcttggacttccagcaagcgtgcatgagtgtgttaggagtgaatggagatgaatggattTTGGgactgatgagctgttggagtgtgagcagggtaatatttagtgaagggattcagggaaaccgattatttttatatagccagacttgagtactggaaatggaaagtacaattcctgcactttaaaggagggttttgggatattgacagttcgGAGGGATGTGCAATAGGACGGTACA
The Cherax quadricarinatus isolate ZL_2023a chromosome 27, ASM3850222v1, whole genome shotgun sequence genome window above contains:
- the LOC128691040 gene encoding uncharacterized protein isoform X3, coding for MEANNLFRATLTESTAVLKSLAKKLGSCIEKARPYYEAQELARTSQLDCQRAAVQYQRANALHQAAKETIALAEERFVNCRHEQWQFDSAWQEMLNHATIKVMEAEAQKAASEREHMRRASVFQQAEQRVQQLQRGLRSSINKSLIYFEEKAKVQAQLESQKERVQQLQRAVAASKLSYAQSLRSLEQISEEIHEQRRCHLPREPGVGAELTPPEAVDALVNDQGAKPFSPLEEMTSKEEEYWECLREKLEKLQVCNPQLVTANNEVASDCEYPDGQECTVTNSNCTFRSCLEKVVGMERVVSGESHHGSESEEVHGPVKRKELSLEDVFVHVTFYASDMHERNKTLVKEELQCLPNNCYDNSTKSWDNINKEPSLSRRLPVGSHTFKISDNLHMVYDNGQSATVGERTTVSSGISKEFNHSSLTKKVVGKMYDEDKSAALESTVSDIKMEINECKFDRGNNDAHNEEYTDDVIISETIEGIKKSNEYEEKIYVNESNGKLGEKEEGDGSSSPPPAMCQPCRVLSVIPEGVESYS
- the LOC128691040 gene encoding SH3 domain-binding protein 5 homolog isoform X1 — translated: MVVSHHDCLIIKQKVVVTAVMASMEEEELDPRVQIELEKLNTATDDINKLEAKLEEANNLFRATLTESTAVLKSLAKKLGSCIEKARPYYEAQELARTSQLDCQRAAVQYQRANALHQAAKETIALAEERFVNCRHEQWQFDSAWQEMLNHATIKVMEAEAQKAASEREHMRRASVFQQAEQRVQQLQRGLRSSINKSLIYFEEKAKVQAQLESQKERVQQLQRAVAASKLSYAQSLRSLEQISEEIHEQRRCHLPREPGVGAELTPPEAVDALVNDQGAKPFSPLEEMTSKEEEYWECLREKLEKLQVCNPQLVTANNEVASDCEYPDGQECTVTNSNCTFRSCLEKVVGMERVVSGESHHGSESEEVHGPVKRKELSLEDVFVHVTFYASDMHERNKTLVKEELQCLPNNCYDNSTKSWDNINKEPSLSRRLPVGSHTFKISDNLHMVYDNGQSATVGERTTVSSGISKEFNHSSLTKKVVGKMYDEDKSAALESTVSDIKMEINECKFDRGNNDAHNEEYTDDVIISETIEGIKKSNEYEEKIYVNESNGKLGEKEEGDGSSSPPPAMCQPCRVLSVIPEGVESYS
- the LOC128691040 gene encoding uncharacterized protein isoform X2, producing MVVSHHDCLIIKQKVVVTAVMASMEEEELDPRVQEANNLFRATLTESTAVLKSLAKKLGSCIEKARPYYEAQELARTSQLDCQRAAVQYQRANALHQAAKETIALAEERFVNCRHEQWQFDSAWQEMLNHATIKVMEAEAQKAASEREHMRRASVFQQAEQRVQQLQRGLRSSINKSLIYFEEKAKVQAQLESQKERVQQLQRAVAASKLSYAQSLRSLEQISEEIHEQRRCHLPREPGVGAELTPPEAVDALVNDQGAKPFSPLEEMTSKEEEYWECLREKLEKLQVCNPQLVTANNEVASDCEYPDGQECTVTNSNCTFRSCLEKVVGMERVVSGESHHGSESEEVHGPVKRKELSLEDVFVHVTFYASDMHERNKTLVKEELQCLPNNCYDNSTKSWDNINKEPSLSRRLPVGSHTFKISDNLHMVYDNGQSATVGERTTVSSGISKEFNHSSLTKKVVGKMYDEDKSAALESTVSDIKMEINECKFDRGNNDAHNEEYTDDVIISETIEGIKKSNEYEEKIYVNESNGKLGEKEEGDGSSSPPPAMCQPCRVLSVIPEGVESYS